One stretch of Streptomyces sp. 135 DNA includes these proteins:
- a CDS encoding NIPSNAP family protein, with the protein MRPTGPVAPPAVIELRQYTLRPGRRDELIELFDREFIEPQEAVGAGVLGQFRDLDDPDRFVWLRGFPDMATRHRALTDFYGGPVWAEHGPQANDTMRDSDDVLLLRPEPRPEPHSGLPSEPAGSGFTASPSARPPVGAPAPDRFVAATVWSFPPGYDGVALIRDGLLPVLRDTGPAPFALLATEPARNTFPRLPVRTGENVAALFTSYADAAAHRRHLAQVRAHPTARAEILPGIERVQAAAPQRLRLAPTGRSLS; encoded by the coding sequence GTGCGACCCACCGGCCCCGTTGCCCCGCCCGCCGTGATCGAGCTGCGCCAGTACACGCTGCGCCCCGGCCGCCGCGACGAGCTCATCGAGCTGTTCGACCGGGAGTTCATCGAGCCCCAGGAAGCGGTGGGGGCTGGCGTGCTCGGCCAGTTCCGGGACCTCGACGACCCGGACCGTTTCGTCTGGCTGCGCGGTTTCCCGGACATGGCGACTCGTCACCGCGCGCTCACGGACTTCTACGGCGGCCCCGTATGGGCCGAGCACGGGCCCCAGGCGAACGACACCATGCGCGACTCCGACGACGTACTCCTTCTGCGCCCCGAACCGCGCCCAGAACCGCACTCCGGACTGCCCTCCGAGCCCGCCGGCAGCGGCTTCACCGCCTCCCCCTCCGCACGGCCCCCCGTCGGCGCTCCGGCGCCCGACCGCTTCGTGGCCGCCACCGTGTGGTCCTTTCCCCCGGGGTACGACGGCGTCGCGCTGATCCGGGACGGCCTGCTGCCCGTGCTCCGCGACACGGGCCCCGCGCCCTTCGCCCTCCTGGCGACCGAGCCCGCGCGCAACACGTTCCCCAGGCTGCCGGTCCGCACCGGCGAGAACGTCGCCGCGCTCTTCACCTCGTACGCCGATGCGGCCGCGCACCGGCGACACCTCGCCCAGGTCCGGGCCCATCCCACCGCCCGCGCCGAGATCCTGCCGGGCATCGAGCGGGTCCAGGCGGCGGCGCCCCAGCGACTGCGGCTGGCACCCACCGGCCGGTCACTCTCCTGA
- a CDS encoding WYL domain-containing protein — MPASRLLSVLLLLQARGRMSARAIADELHVSVRTAYRDVARLQAAGVPVYAEPGRGGGYQLLDGYRTRLTGMSEGEARALFFAGLPGPAADLGFTAEVIAVRLKLLAALPAGLREEAARIAEVFHLDVPGWYRDPERTPHLPLLVEALLTGRAVDVRYRRWRAPQEVDRRLRPYGLVLKSGTWYLVAAGEKGPATYRVAHVLDAALTDELSARPADFDLGAYWASYLDDFRERRYTGTATIRLSPQGRRRLPDNVPPDVVRAVDATATAVGTEGWVEAVIPIESTDHARGELLRLGADVEALAPPELRRTMAETVEILARAYERR, encoded by the coding sequence ATGCCTGCCAGTCGACTGCTCTCGGTGCTGCTGTTGCTGCAAGCGCGGGGCCGGATGTCCGCGCGAGCGATCGCCGACGAGCTGCACGTCTCCGTGCGCACCGCCTACCGGGACGTGGCGCGCCTGCAGGCCGCCGGGGTCCCGGTCTACGCGGAGCCGGGCCGCGGGGGCGGCTACCAGCTGCTCGACGGCTACCGCACCCGCCTCACCGGGATGAGCGAGGGCGAGGCGCGGGCACTGTTCTTCGCCGGACTGCCCGGCCCGGCGGCCGACTTGGGCTTCACAGCCGAGGTGATCGCGGTGCGGCTTAAGCTGCTCGCCGCGCTGCCGGCGGGGCTGCGCGAGGAGGCGGCACGTATCGCGGAGGTGTTCCACCTGGACGTCCCCGGCTGGTACCGGGACCCCGAGCGGACACCGCATCTGCCCCTGCTCGTCGAGGCGTTGCTCACCGGGCGGGCGGTGGACGTGCGCTACCGCCGCTGGCGCGCCCCGCAGGAGGTCGACCGCCGCCTGCGCCCCTACGGCCTGGTGCTCAAATCAGGTACGTGGTACCTGGTGGCGGCCGGTGAGAAGGGCCCCGCGACCTACCGCGTCGCCCACGTCCTCGACGCGGCGCTGACCGACGAACTGTCCGCCAGACCGGCGGACTTCGACCTGGGCGCGTACTGGGCGTCCTACCTCGACGACTTCCGGGAGCGCCGCTACACCGGCACGGCGACCATCCGCCTGTCCCCTCAGGGACGCCGCCGCCTGCCCGACAACGTCCCGCCCGACGTGGTCCGTGCGGTCGACGCCACCGCGACCGCCGTCGGCACCGAGGGGTGGGTCGAGGCGGTCATCCCGATCGAGAGCACCGACCACGCCCGAGGCGAACTGCTGCGCCTCGGCGCGGACGTGGAGGCCCTCGCCCCACCCGAACTCCGCCGGACCATGGCCGAGACCGTGGAGATACTGGCCCGGGCGTACGAGAGGCGTTGA
- a CDS encoding Crp/Fnr family transcriptional regulator, whose product MNQAWPPSTFLGRLRNATREELLAEGTPIAYPSHRALLQQGDESRHVLLLTSGVVKVVASAESGYDMLLAVRIAGDLVGEMAAFEERPRSGTVIACSDVTARIIQMRTLEAFLTRHPDAMRAILHMLCARLRWANRRRVDFQAYDSLTRLARVLAELCQAYARPEPDSDGKRCDLGVTLTQRELASLAGLKLNTAEKNLALLTAQGLVERHYRNITICDVPKLLEFAKVFADNPY is encoded by the coding sequence GTGAATCAGGCATGGCCGCCGTCCACCTTTCTCGGTCGGTTGCGGAACGCGACACGGGAAGAGCTCCTGGCCGAGGGCACCCCGATCGCCTATCCGTCGCATCGCGCCCTGCTGCAACAGGGCGACGAGAGCCGCCATGTCCTGCTGCTCACGAGTGGTGTCGTGAAGGTGGTGGCCAGCGCCGAGAGCGGTTACGACATGCTGCTCGCCGTGCGCATAGCGGGTGACCTGGTCGGTGAGATGGCGGCCTTCGAGGAGCGCCCCCGGTCCGGCACGGTGATCGCGTGCAGTGACGTGACCGCGCGCATCATCCAGATGCGGACGCTGGAGGCCTTCCTCACCCGCCACCCGGACGCCATGCGGGCCATCCTCCACATGCTCTGTGCCCGGCTGCGCTGGGCCAACCGGCGCCGGGTCGATTTCCAGGCCTATGACTCGCTGACCCGACTGGCCCGGGTGCTCGCGGAGTTGTGCCAGGCCTATGCCCGGCCCGAGCCGGACAGCGACGGCAAGCGGTGCGACCTCGGCGTGACGCTGACGCAGAGGGAGCTCGCGTCACTGGCCGGTCTGAAGCTCAACACGGCGGAAAAGAACCTGGCCCTGCTGACAGCCCAGGGACTGGTGGAGCGTCATTACCGAAACATAACCATCTGTGACGTTCCGAAGTTGCTTGAATTCGCCAAAGTCTTCGCTGACAACCCGTACTGA
- a CDS encoding DUF4407 domain-containing protein — MTDISTNPVAAPGVGESQGSGDAGARPAQGRPTVRAAEHGPAVRTTGDGALARTAHGPFRFDAARRLRTLTGVDEELLERVRYERSKYTALGGVVLGTSVIAAFSMWNFATEALGRVSLVALVPTCIWMLFVLNLDRWLVTPQPNARRRVGPLLMRMLIALLLGAVIAEPLVLRIFQTAIEERVADERTDEIDRLRTNLVRCNPVPSTTRAVTPKGCETSYVLSFGRTPGERADELAALRSDAAALQKRVDRDTTRLEAIDSQVRDECRQLIRMAATGLYQRTSECLRLREKARDYRKTHRTDANERRLARMNSRISKTEAEQTTSRGAFLKARAEGVERRLEEERAKQKEIGVLERMRALEQLATGNPVLFVGIWLVRLLFILLDILPVLVKYLSGESAYDRMLTSASNSGVKVHDAEVRLAEHRAMADIEIAQDAIEQEVRRHRAESEAAFREHTAAMNIRVRQAVNALEDEIRRSSTV; from the coding sequence TTGACTGACATCTCGACGAACCCTGTGGCGGCTCCCGGTGTGGGGGAGAGCCAAGGCAGTGGTGATGCCGGCGCGCGTCCCGCGCAGGGTCGGCCCACCGTCCGCGCCGCGGAGCACGGGCCCGCTGTCCGCACCACCGGTGACGGGGCCCTGGCCCGTACGGCCCACGGTCCCTTCCGCTTCGACGCCGCACGACGGTTGCGCACCCTGACCGGCGTCGACGAGGAGCTGCTGGAGAGGGTCAGATACGAGCGGAGCAAGTACACGGCCCTCGGCGGGGTGGTGCTCGGCACCTCCGTCATCGCGGCTTTCTCCATGTGGAACTTCGCCACCGAGGCGCTCGGCAGGGTCTCCCTCGTGGCCCTTGTCCCGACCTGCATCTGGATGCTGTTCGTGCTCAACCTCGACCGCTGGCTGGTCACGCCCCAGCCGAACGCGCGGCGGCGGGTCGGCCCCCTCCTCATGCGCATGCTGATCGCCCTGCTGCTGGGAGCGGTGATCGCTGAGCCCCTGGTGCTGCGCATCTTCCAGACGGCCATCGAGGAACGCGTCGCCGACGAGCGTACGGATGAGATCGACCGGTTGCGCACGAACCTGGTGCGCTGCAATCCCGTACCGTCCACGACGCGGGCCGTCACCCCCAAGGGCTGCGAAACGTCGTATGTCCTCTCCTTCGGCAGGACGCCCGGCGAACGAGCCGACGAACTGGCCGCCCTGCGCTCGGACGCCGCCGCCCTACAGAAGCGGGTGGATCGGGACACCACCAGGCTGGAGGCCATCGACTCCCAGGTACGGGACGAGTGCCGTCAGCTGATCCGCATGGCCGCCACCGGCCTGTATCAGCGGACCTCCGAATGCCTGCGCCTGCGGGAGAAGGCACGGGACTACCGGAAGACCCATCGCACCGACGCGAACGAGCGGCGACTGGCCCGCATGAACAGCCGCATCTCGAAGACCGAGGCCGAGCAGACCACGTCGCGCGGTGCCTTCCTCAAGGCCCGGGCCGAGGGTGTCGAGCGGCGTCTGGAGGAGGAGCGCGCCAAGCAGAAGGAGATCGGGGTCCTGGAGCGGATGCGGGCGCTCGAACAACTCGCCACCGGCAACCCGGTGTTGTTCGTGGGCATCTGGCTGGTGCGCCTGCTGTTCATCCTCCTCGACATACTCCCCGTGCTGGTGAAGTACCTGAGCGGCGAGTCCGCGTACGACCGGATGCTCACCAGCGCGAGCAACAGCGGGGTCAAGGTCCACGACGCCGAGGTCCGGCTCGCCGAGCACCGGGCCATGGCGGACATCGAGATCGCCCAGGACGCCATCGAGCAGGAGGTCCGGCGGCACCGTGCCGAGTCGGAGGCGGCGTTCCGGGAGCACACGGCGGCGATGAACATCCGGGTCCGGCAGGCGGTGAACGCGCTGGAGGACGAGATCCGCCGCTCATCGACGGTCTGA
- a CDS encoding Pycsar system effector family protein, whose amino-acid sequence MTTHGGDPGTVPDARTTADRGAELARVLLSEVREEVMRADNKAGLMLASLGAALTAMLGAIGSGDIAPRQYAVVPQILLWAGCASCVPALVLLGLAITPRLGHPHYRRSHYFGDARLARSVAHLERRIRHTDLVSRDLSQLLTLSRIAWTKYRCIRHALVWGTAFFALTLLGIVTGAAA is encoded by the coding sequence GTGACCACACATGGAGGCGACCCAGGCACTGTCCCGGATGCCCGGACCACGGCCGACCGCGGCGCGGAGCTCGCCAGGGTCCTGCTGTCCGAGGTCCGCGAGGAGGTCATGAGGGCCGACAACAAGGCCGGCCTCATGCTGGCGTCCCTGGGCGCGGCGCTGACCGCCATGCTCGGGGCGATCGGCAGCGGCGATATCGCCCCACGGCAGTACGCCGTCGTTCCGCAGATCCTGCTCTGGGCGGGCTGCGCCTCCTGCGTACCGGCGCTCGTCCTGCTGGGCCTGGCCATAACCCCCCGGCTGGGGCATCCCCACTACCGCCGCAGCCATTACTTCGGCGACGCGAGGCTCGCGAGATCGGTCGCGCACCTGGAGCGGAGGATCCGCCACACCGACCTCGTGTCCCGGGACCTGAGCCAGCTGCTGACCCTGTCCCGGATCGCCTGGACCAAGTACCGCTGCATACGCCATGCACTGGTCTGGGGCACAGCCTTCTTCGCCCTCACGCTGCTGGGCATAGTGACCGGAGCGGCGGCATAG
- a CDS encoding SCO5918 family protein, with protein MRCVIARFPFDLTKSGVLETMKGVKPEPVTGQSVIIGRRHYPVKQVGEVITRQDRRDFSAGEVLRSMAQLGFTCRTGPAPAPVAAPSAVLSPVQRAAAMLGTPPDRLTA; from the coding sequence ATGCGCTGTGTCATCGCTCGCTTCCCGTTCGACCTGACCAAGAGCGGCGTGCTCGAAACGATGAAGGGCGTCAAGCCCGAACCCGTCACCGGGCAGTCCGTGATCATCGGGCGGCGCCACTACCCCGTCAAGCAGGTCGGCGAGGTCATCACCCGCCAGGACCGCCGTGACTTCAGCGCGGGCGAGGTCCTCAGGTCCATGGCCCAGCTCGGCTTCACCTGCCGTACGGGTCCCGCTCCCGCCCCCGTGGCCGCGCCCTCGGCCGTGCTCAGCCCGGTCCAGCGGGCCGCCGCCATGCTGGGCACCCCCCCTGACCGCCTGACCGCCTGA
- a CDS encoding CBS domain-containing protein: MAQTPPQTAVRTAVAGTAEEAGPRVWADMTVEVALCVMAGARVRHLVVCDDDDKRTHLVTRSALTAVRDGSGYTDRIRLRDIIDGSGHVTSPPTP, from the coding sequence CTGGCTCAGACGCCGCCCCAGACGGCGGTCCGGACCGCCGTGGCCGGCACCGCGGAGGAGGCCGGGCCCCGGGTCTGGGCCGACATGACGGTCGAGGTCGCCCTGTGCGTCATGGCCGGCGCCCGCGTCAGGCACCTGGTCGTCTGCGACGACGACGACAAGCGCACCCATCTGGTGACCCGGTCCGCGCTCACCGCCGTTCGTGACGGATCCGGATACACGGACCGGATCCGCCTGCGCGACATCATCGACGGCAGCGGGCACGTCACCTCGCCGCCGACACCATGA
- a CDS encoding DEAD/DEAH box helicase, with protein sequence MNRTRTNDRFPRNRNGGADAGKGNSRFGSSAPRRSGSSGGYGRRPAAPQGEFALPKTVTPALPAVEAFADLGMPAPLLAELGRQGVAVPFPIQGATLPNSLAGRDVLGRGRTGSGKTLAFGLALLSRTAGQRAEPRQPLGLILVPTRELAQQVTDALTPYARSVRLRLTTVVGGMSIGRQANALRGGAEVVVATPGRLKDLIDRGDCRLNQVGITVLDEADQMADMGFMPQVTALLDQVRPEGQRMLFSATLDRNVDLLVRRYLTDPVVHSVDPSAGAVTTMEHHVLHVQGADKHTATTEIAARDGRVIMFLDTKHAVDRLTQDLLNSGVRAAALHGGKSQPQRNRTLTQFKSGHVTVLVATNVAARGIHVDNLDLVVNVDPPTDHKDYLHRGGRTARAGESGSVVTLVTPNQRRGMVRLMADAGISPQVTQVRSGEEALTRITGAQAPSGVPVVITAPVTERPKRGGTSRGRRRPASATRRASSVPRQTVVDAAA encoded by the coding sequence ATGAACCGCACGCGTACGAACGACCGTTTCCCCCGCAACCGCAACGGCGGCGCCGACGCCGGAAAGGGCAACAGCCGCTTCGGCTCGTCGGCCCCGCGCCGCTCCGGAAGCTCCGGCGGTTACGGCCGTCGGCCCGCCGCCCCGCAGGGTGAGTTCGCTCTCCCCAAGACCGTCACCCCGGCCCTGCCCGCCGTGGAGGCCTTCGCCGACCTCGGCATGCCGGCACCGCTGCTGGCCGAGCTCGGCAGGCAGGGCGTGGCCGTCCCCTTCCCGATCCAGGGAGCGACACTGCCGAACTCCCTCGCGGGCCGTGACGTCCTCGGCCGCGGGCGCACCGGCTCCGGCAAGACGCTCGCCTTCGGCCTCGCCCTGCTCTCCCGTACGGCCGGGCAGCGTGCCGAGCCCCGTCAGCCGCTGGGGCTGATCCTCGTACCCACCCGCGAGCTCGCGCAGCAGGTGACCGACGCGCTCACCCCGTACGCCCGTTCCGTACGTCTTCGGCTGACCACGGTCGTGGGCGGGATGTCGATCGGCAGGCAGGCCAACGCGCTGCGGGGCGGGGCCGAGGTCGTCGTCGCGACGCCCGGCCGGCTCAAGGACCTCATCGACCGTGGCGACTGCCGCCTGAACCAGGTGGGCATCACCGTGCTGGACGAGGCCGACCAGATGGCGGACATGGGGTTCATGCCGCAGGTCACCGCGCTCCTCGACCAGGTACGTCCCGAGGGCCAGCGGATGCTCTTCTCCGCCACCCTGGACCGCAACGTCGACCTGCTGGTGCGCCGTTACCTGACGGACCCCGTCGTCCACTCCGTCGACCCCTCGGCCGGCGCGGTCACGACGATGGAGCACCACGTCCTGCACGTCCAGGGCGCCGACAAGCACACGGCCACCACGGAGATCGCCGCCCGCGACGGGCGCGTGATCATGTTCCTGGACACCAAGCACGCCGTCGACCGGTTGACGCAGGACCTGCTCAACAGCGGCGTACGGGCCGCCGCGCTGCACGGCGGGAAGTCGCAGCCCCAGCGCAACCGCACCCTGACGCAGTTCAAGTCCGGCCACGTCACCGTGCTCGTCGCCACGAACGTCGCCGCCCGCGGCATCCACGTCGACAACCTCGACCTCGTCGTCAACGTCGACCCGCCGACCGACCACAAGGACTACCTGCACCGCGGCGGTCGTACCGCGCGCGCCGGTGAGTCCGGCAGCGTCGTCACGCTGGTGACCCCCAACCAGCGCCGCGGCATGGTCCGTCTCATGGCGGATGCCGGGATCAGCCCGCAGGTCACGCAGGTCCGCTCCGGCGAGGAGGCGCTCACCCGGATCACCGGCGCCCAGGCGCCCTCCGGAGTCCCGGTGGTCATCACCGCGCCGGTGACCGAACGCCCCAAGCGCGGCGGCACGTCACGCGGCCGTCGCCGCCCCGCTTCCGCGACGCGGCGTGCGTCGTCCGTACCGCGGCAGACCGTTGTCGACGCGGCGGCCTAG
- a CDS encoding cold-shock protein has translation MATGTVKWFNAEKGFGFIEQDGGGADVFAHYSNIAAQGFRELLEGQKVSFDIAQGQKGPTAENIVPA, from the coding sequence ATGGCTACTGGTACCGTGAAGTGGTTCAACGCGGAAAAGGGCTTCGGCTTCATCGAGCAGGACGGTGGCGGCGCCGACGTGTTCGCCCACTACTCGAACATCGCCGCCCAGGGCTTCCGTGAGCTGCTCGAAGGCCAGAAGGTGAGCTTCGACATCGCTCAGGGCCAGAAGGGCCCGACGGCCGAGAACATCGTTCCCGCCTGA